Part of the Oncorhynchus keta strain PuntledgeMale-10-30-2019 chromosome 31, Oket_V2, whole genome shotgun sequence genome, TTAAACTCAAACCCCGGCTTCATGCGCTCACGGTGGGCTGCCACTGCATGGGGAAACCCCATCCCCCCTAACCCTGCACCCCCCATCCCCCCATGTCCTCCTCCATGCCCCCCTGGCCCTCCCTCCATACTGCCCCCATAGAGGAAACCCAAGATAGCTGCCGCTGTGGCTGCATCAGCAGGCATGTGATGTGGGTGGGCCAGAGCATGGTTCTGGAACTGGGGGAGGAAGAAGGAGGGGTGGACATGGGGGTGGCCATGAGGGTGGCCATGATGGTGGACATGTGGGTGTTGGTGTTGGCGACTAGCCCCGAGGGGGGACATGGCGTGGGGCCGGGCGTACTCGCTCAAGGTCCGCAGTGCCGGGGTGTCAGGGCCCAGGTATGGCCCTCCTAACCCGATCCCCAGAGCCCCCTGTGGGCCAATCACCGTTGAACCCCCCATTGACTGCATGAGGAGGGAGTGTGGGAtgtgttgagagagggaggggtggaggtggcTGGGGTGGAGGTGAGCGTGGGGGTGAGGGTGGGAGTGGTGCTGCTGGGGGTGAGGTTGAGGGTGAGACCCAGGGTTTGAAGAAGAGTTAGGGTcgaggaggatggaggaagaggaggggaagaagagagaggatcCCTGGCGTTGTATATTTGCATTGTTATTGTCCTTCTGTTGCTGCAGGGAAAGAGGGAGCATTTAAAGAGACAAAATGGAGAAGGAAATTGAGCATCGCCTCTCCCTCGCTCATCgcctccccctccctgcctcaATATACTCACTTGTAGATGCCTCTCCAggtcccgctccctctctctctccctctctcgttcccgCTCTTTCTCCCTCAGGTCTCTGGCCCTCTGCTCCACCTCTCTCCGGGCTCTCTCGATCACCTCGTTCCTCTTCTTCCACAGTTTGGAGCCGTCCAGGGGGACGAAGAGAACGTCGCTGCGGGCGCAGGAGTTTCCACTGCCCCGATCTAGAACCCTGTGGAACCTAGAACCACATCAGCAAAATATAACCAATTTGTGCACCAGATTCTGTTCCCATATGATGATACTATCTTTATTATCTGGCAATGTCTTCTGTGACGGGTGGTGTTATCGTTGATATactggtggcaggtagcctagtggttacagtgttgggctagtaactaaaaggttgctggatcgaatccctgagctgacaaggtaaaaatctgtttttctgcccttgagcaacgcagttcacccactgttccccggacGCTCAAGACATAGATGTTGATTAaggccccctgcacctctctgattcagaggggttgagttaaatgcagaagacacatttcagttgaaggcattcaattgtactaggaatccccctttactgatctacaaaacctcttctgtgatgggtggtgttgtctttgatatactgtaggcctgtctacaaaacctcttctgtgatgggtgttgttgtctttgatatactgtaggcctgtctacaaaacctcttctgtgatgggtggtgttgtctttgatatactgtaggcctgtctacaaaacctcttctgtgatgggtggtgttgtctttgatatactgtaggcctgtctacaaaacctcttctgtgacagatgttgttgtctttgatatactgtaggcctgtctacaaaacctctactgtgatgggtgttgttgtctttgatatactgtaggcctgtctacaaaacctcttctgtgatgggtggtgttgtctttgatatactgtaggcctgtctacaaaacctcttctgtgatgggtgttgttgtctttgatatactgtaggcctgtctacaaaacatcttctgtgatgggtggtgttgtctttgatatactgtaggcctgtctacaaaacctcttctgtgatgggtgttgttgtctttgatatactgtaggcctgtctacaaaacctcttctgtgatgggtgttgttgtctttgatatactgtaggcctgtctacaaaacctctactgtgatgggtgttgttgtctttgatatactgtaggcctgtctacaaaacctcttctgtgatgggtgttgttgtctttgatatactgtaggcctgtctacaaaacctcttctgtgatgggtggtgttgtctttgatatactgtaggcctgtctacaaaacctcttctgtgatgggtgttgttgtctttgatatactgtaggcctgtctacaaaacctcttctgtgatgggtggtgttgtctttgatatactgtaggcctgtctacaaaacctcttctgtgacagatgttgttgtctttgatatactgtaggcctgtctacaaaacctcttctgtgatgggtggtgttgtctttgatatactgtaggcctgtctacaaaacctcttctgtgatgggtggtgttgtctttgatatactgtaggcctgtctacaaaacctcttctgtgatgggtggtgttgtctttgatatactgtaggcctgtctacaaaacctcttctgtgacaggtgttgttgtctttgatatactgtaggcctgtctacaaaacctcttctgtgacaggtgttgttgtctttgatatactgtaggcctgtctacaaaacctcttctgtgacagatgttgttgtctttgatatactgtaggcctgtctacaaaacctcttctgtgatgggtgttgttgtctttgatatactgtaggcctgtctacaaaacctcttctgtgatgggtgttgttgtctttgatatactgtaggcctgtctacaaaacctcttctgtgatgggtgttgttgtcttttatatactgtaggcctgtctacaaaacctcttctgtgatgggtgttgttgtcttttatatactgtaggcctgtctacaaaacctcttctgtgatgggtggtgttgtctttgatatactgtaggcctgtctacaaaacctcttctgtgatgggtggtgttgtctttgatatattgtaggcctgtctacaaaacctcttctgtgatgggtggtgttgtctttgatatactgtaggcctgtctacaaaacctcttctgtgatgggtggtgttgtctttgatatactgtaggcctgtctacaaaacctcttctgtgatgggtgttgttgtctttgatatactgtaggcctgtctacaaaacctcttctgtgatgggtggtgttgtctttgatatactgtaggcctgtctacaaaacctcttctgtgatgggtggtgttgtctttgatatactgtaggcctgtctacaaaacctcttctgtgacaggtgttgttgtctttgatatactgtaggcctgtctacaaaacctcttctgtgacaggtgttgttgtctttgatatactgtaggcctgtctacaaaacctcttctgtgacaggtgttgttgtctttgatatactgtaggcctgtctacaaaacctcttctgtgatgggtggtgttgtctttgatatactgtaggcctgtctacaaaacctcttctgtgacgggtgttgttgtctttgatatactgtaggcctgtctacaaaacctcttctgtgatgggtgttgttgtctttgatatactgtaggcctgtctacaaaacctcttctgtgatgggtgttgttgtctttgatatactgtaggcctgtctacaaaacctcttctgtgatgggtggtgttgtctttgatatactgtaggcctgtctacaaaacctcttctgtgatgggtggtgttgtctttgatatactgtaggcctgtctacaaaacctctactgtgatgggtgttgttgtctttgatatactgtaggcctgtctacaaaacctcttctgtgatgggtggtgttgtctttgatatactgtaggcctgtctacaaaacctcttctgtgatgggtgttgttgtctttgatatactgtaggcctgtctacaaaacctcttctgtgatgggtggtgttgtcttttatatactgtaggcctgtctacaaaacctcttctgtgatgggtgttgttgtctttgatatactgtaggcctgtctacaaaacctcttctgtgatgggtggtgttgtctttgatatactgtaggcctgtctacaaaacctcttctgtgatgggtgttgttgtctttgatatactgtaggcctgtctacaaaacctcttctgtgatgggtggtgttgtctttgatatactgtaggcctgtctacaaaacctcttctgtgatgggtgttgttgtctttgatatactgtaggcctgtctacaaaacctcttctgtgatgggtggtgttgtctttgatatactgtaggcctgtctacaaaacctcttctgtgatgggtgttgttgtctttgatatactgtaggcctgtctacaaaacctcttctgtgatgggtggtgttgtctttgatatactgtaggcctgtctacaaaacctcttctgtgatgggtggtgttgtctttgatatactgtaggcctgtctacaaaacctcttctgtgatgggtggtgttgtctttgatatactgtaggcctgtctacaaaacctcttctgtgatgggtggtgttgtctttgatatactgtaggcctgtctacaaaacctcttctgtgatgggtggtgttgtctttgatatactgtaggcctgtctacaaaacctcttctgtgatgggtggtgttgtctttgatatactgtaggcctgtctacaaaacctctactgtgatgggtgttgttgtctttgatatactgtaggcctgtctacaaaacctcttctgtgatgggtgttgttgtctttgatatactgtaggcctgtctacaaaacctcttctgtgatgggtgttgttgtctttgatatactgtaggcctgtctacaaaacctcttctgtgatgggtggtgttgtctttgatatactgtaggcctgtctacaaaacctctactgtgatgggtgttgttgtctttgatatactgtaggcctgtctacaaaacctcttctgtgatgggtggtgttgtctttgatatactgtaggcctgtctacaaaacctcttctgtgatgggtggtgttgtctttgatatactgtaggcctgtctacaaaacctcttctgtgatgggtgttgttgtctttgatatactgtaggcctgtctacaaaacctcttctgtgatgggtgttgttgtctttgatatactgtaggcctgtctacaaaacctcttctgtgatgggtgttgttgtctttgatatactgtaggcctgtctacaaaacctcttctgtgatgggtggtgttgtctttgatatactgtaggcctgtctacaaaacctctactgtgatgggtgttgttgtctttgatatactgtaggcctgtctacaaaacctcttctgtgatgggtgttgttgtctttgatatactgtaggcctgtctacaaaacctcttctgtgatgggtggtgttgtctttgatatactgtaggcctgtctacaaaacctctactgtgatgggtgttgttgtctttgatatactgtaggcctgtctacaaaacctcttctgtgatgggtggtgttgtctttgatatactgtaggcctgtctacaaaacctctactgtgatgggtggtgttgtctttgatatactgtaggcctgtctacaaaacctcttctgtgatgggtgttgttgtctttgatatactgtaggcctgtctacaaaacctctactgtgatgggtggtgttgtctttgatatactgtaggcctgtctacaaaacctcttctgtgatgggtgttgttgtctttgatatactgtaggcctgtctacaaaacctctactgtgatgggtggtgttgtctttgatatactgtaggcctgtctacaaaacctctactgtgatgggtggtgttgtctttgatatactgtaggcctgtctacaaaacatcttctgtgatgggtgttgttgtctttgatatactgtaggcctgtctacaaaacctcttctgtgacaggtgttgttgtctttgatatactgtaggcctgtctacaaaacctcttctgtgatgggtgttgttgtctttgatatactgtaggcctgtctacaaaacctcttctgtgacagGAATACATTTCTCAGCCCCTTTATCTATAAATAATAGCTGACATATTATGATAAGTGCCAGTGACAAAAACAGAGATAAAACCACATAAATCAGTTGTTAGAACTTGTTAGAGTGACATATGATGGAGCCCTTCTGTTGCTATGACGCCTGTCCCATCTCACCGTGCTGATTGGCTGGCGTGGATCGGAATGTCCACCGGCTTGGGCTCAGGGGAGGGGCTTCTCAAAACAGGAGGTGGGctttcactctcctccctctcctctattgGTTCCTCCTTGATGACAGGTGGGGGAGGTGGACCTGTGGACGAATCAGAATGCCCATCTCTAGGAAGTGAGGAGCTACAGCCAGGGGCCGAAGTGCCATTGTTGTTGCCGGGGTTACTAAGAGGTGGGGGTCCTTTTGAGGCGTTTTGAGgtgagagggactgagagagagagttggtatggctgctgccactgctactgttactaTTGCTGTTAGTCGGGACCAGgctgttcccactgttcccatTGGAGTGGTAGGGGCCGCTGAAGGGGGCGTGGCTGTTCAAAGTGCTGTGGAAGGGTGAGGGCCGACAGCCAGGTGACACACCTGAACCAGGAAGTGACATGTTGGCCCCGGAGGAGGAGCCTGGCGGGTAGGAAGGAAAACCTCCCATCTGA contains:
- the LOC127914262 gene encoding arginine-glutamic acid dipeptide repeats protein-like, with product MLNRDPPSSPQNNPSHPTLPPHPHPQSASKRDYPPSMDQGQTRHSPPSGPEHFHREYPPGAKEYPPGGPPSTGPAREYPSPPGMTPNLGRDYPGGPQIPHLPHPHFPAQQPRDRDRERDTNQRESSLYQNRGGPPQPPSLSPSSASSTPHGHPPNAPYPPPPPPPPLPTLQTSLAQPQPPSGLGPNHVRPANYPSSNQTPATPLSPLLNPSTNQMGGFPSYPPGSSSGANMSLPGSGVSPGCRPSPFHSTLNSHAPFSGPYHSNGNSGNSLVPTNSNSNSSSGSSHTNSLSQSLSPQNASKGPPPLSNPGNNNGTSAPGCSSSLPRDGHSDSSTGPPPPPVIKEEPIEEREESESPPPVLRSPSPEPKPVDIPIHASQSARFHRVLDRGSGNSCARSDVLFVPLDGSKLWKKRNEVIERARREVEQRARDLREKERERERERERERDLERHLQQQKDNNNANIQRQGSSLFFPSSSSILLDPNSSSNPGSHPQPHPQQHHSHPHPHAHLHPSHLHPSLSQHIPHSLLMQSMGGSTVIGPQGALGIGLGGPYLGPDTPALRTLSEYARPHAMSPLGASRQHQHPHVHHHGHPHGHPHVHPSFFLPQFQNHALAHPHHMPADAATAAAILGFLYGGSMEGGPGGHGGGHGGMGGAGLGGMGFPHAVAAHRERMKPGFEFKSEDRVYQPGSLGDPTALALAHSHSHAHAHAHAHAHSLLLGGGGGGEVSIYGTPPPQAPPPPPPPLQNPALAPLPPPISPPTCPGPGDRPS